Genomic window (Geotrypetes seraphini chromosome 6, aGeoSer1.1, whole genome shotgun sequence):
GGGGCTGTTGAATGGGGAACATAGCCGCAAACAATGCAGTACAAGGAGATCTTATCAAAGAAAGCCCTTTCAATGCCTTTAATAGCAGCCACATTCAGTTTGAATTACCACTACTGAACAAATGGCGGCGAGTCCTTTCATCTCTTAGCAGAGGACATTAACATACACATTGACTTCCAAAGGCAGAATTTGAATGCAGGGCCCCTCGAGCCGGTAAACTAGTTGAGAAATTAAAATGATAAGCCACGCTGGATGTATTTTCATAAATTCTCCAAGCACTGTCTTTGAAAGGCGTAGACAAATCGCCAGCAGTTTTAAAGCTGGGCTTAACTTTCAGCTACTCTCACAGCTCCATAAGAAGACCATTGACTCCAAAGGCAGAATTTGAACGCAGGGCCCCTTGAGCCGGTAAGCTAGTTCAGAAATTAAAATGATAACAAGCCACGCTGGATGTATTTTCATAAATTCTCCAAGCACTGTCTTTGAAAGGCGTAGACAAATCGCCAGCAGTTTTAAAGCTGGGCTTAACTTTCAGCTACTCTCACAGCTCCATAAGAAGACCATTGACTCCAAAGGCAGAATTTGAACGCAGGGCCCCTTGAGCCGGTAAGCTAGTTCAGAAATTAAAATGATAACAAGCCACGCTGGATGTATTTTCATAAATTCTCCGAGCACTGTCTTTGAAAGGCGTAGACAAATCGCCAGCAGTTTTAAAGCTGGGCTTAACTTTCAGCTACTCTCACAGCTCCATAAGAAGACCATTGACTCCAAAGGCAGAATTTGAACGCAGGGCCCCTTGAGCCGGTAAGCTAGTTCAGAAATTAAAATGATAACAAGCCACGCTGGATGTATTTTCATAAATTCTCCGAGCACTGTCTTTGAAAGGCGTAGACAAATTGCCAGCAGTTTTAAAGCTGGGCTTAACTTTCAGCTACTCTCACAGCTCCATAAGAAGACCCATACAGCAGAAATGTTGCTGCAGGCACTTACTATGGGCATGGTAACTGCCAGTTAAGGCATTCTTGTAAGTATTTGACATTTTCTGTTTAAATCATCTGTTCAGAACCTGCCTCGGGGTCTCTGGGAACTCAGGATGCTAGAAGGAATGTCAGAACTCTTTATTTACTGCGAAAGTCGCCACCCTTTCCCCAGTCAATATGGAGACAATAGCATAGAAGGTGGATATCAAAGCGACATGTGTTTAAAGGCCTATGACAGATGAGGGTGGCAGAAAGGGAAGATCTCGGCTAAAGTCTGCAGGCTCCAAGAAACATTAACATCACAAGTGAGAACGGCGCCTGACCAGGTTGCCACCTCGGTGCAGGACCCTCACAGCCCTTTCTCATCCTGCAATGAAAACCCCCTTAAGAGTCcctttttaaaccccccccccccacctccactaaAGTCCAGTTGCTTTTCTCAGAGTGAAAGAAATCAGGGGAACGGGGAAAATAAACTCAATCCCGACTACTAATCTAGTCTATGGTCCAACATGTGTCCCTTAAAAGGAGAGACTTAGGGGATTAATGCTTAAAGAGTTGATTCTGCTCAGTAGAATTTGACAAAGGTACAGCAAAGCCTTGGTCTTCATATCTGCTTCAGATAATGACCTTGGTGGAGGTGACTGAgcgtaataataatattattttaaattatgagcAGTAGTTTAATTGTAGGTAGTAATATTCACCTTAGTAGTTGACACAATTAAAAGCAGTGGCATTATAGGTACATATTATTGTCATATGAATGCCTTATTTAAACCAATTTTCCCATAAATTCTGATTAAGAAAAGGTACAGCAAAGCCAAGGtaggaaaaacaaaaaagtggCAGAATTAGCCTATAGCATCCAAACTCTCTCCAAAGTTTGTGTTTTCCGAGAGAAATTCCCCTTGTATAAACATGAGAATCAGTAGCCAGGCTGAAGCCCATCAGATGTTAATAGAAACATCTACTCAATGAATCAGAAACTAAACGCAAAGCGGCACAGCCCCTATGATTTATATGACGTTAATTGGTTATAAAAAATCCTTTAAGTGGCTATAACCAGCGCCACAAGGATTATTACAGCAATGTGAAAAGAAGAGAGACGGCTTCTGGAGCAAGGAGTGAACGGAAAAGTGGCGCAAGCGAATTGTGCCGCTGTGttcttaataaaaagaaaagaaaaataaggcATACATTGGAATTGTAAAATGTATAATCCGAATTACATACAGCCTgctattaatatttttttttttaaattacgagCTGGAGGAAGCAGAAAAACCCAACAACGATGTAATATAAAATGCTAAACCAATATTCTTTTCTCGGCTGTATGTCTTTAAGCGATCAGCTGTTGCAATATTACGGCGCAACGGAGGGGCCAAAATCGAATCTGTAAAGGTAGCAGCAAACTTGAGAAAAATCATAAATCACAATCGCTCCGATGGATAATCACCATCCCGGCTCCTTTCAATGTAATCTTTCTCAGCTCTTAATGCTCCTCCATAGTATGAAGTTTAAAAGATCAAACGTCTGTGTAGGGTTAGCGAGGGGCAGTGCCAGCCAGGGTGACTCTTGCTTCTTGGTGCCACTCTTACCGGAGCCTCCCGGGACCGCGGGCTTTCTCATCCAGTCATAGTGCGTCCTCCGAAACCCCCCTCCGGCCCCGGGGGAGAGCGACTGCTGTGGcggaagctgctgctgctgctgctggtgatgCCCGCCCGCGAGGACCCCCGAGCAGGGCGGGCCCGTCGGGTACTCGGCTACTGGGCTGTAACCCAGGGTGGGCCCGGGGGACGGGTTGAGAGCGGCCGCTCCCGCGCTATAGTTCGGGTGGCCCCACTCCTCCCGGGGAGCGCTATAGGGGGAGAGCCAGGCCGGGGACACCGAGGCGGGGGCGGCGGGCTCCAAGCCCAGGCTGTGGTAGCCTCCGTAGTCGGGGTACTGGGCGGCGCCGGGGTAGCCCtgcagggaggggtgggggcgCACGGAGCCCGGGTACATGCCGACGTCCTTCTCCAGCAGGTAGCTCACGTACATGGTGCCGGCCAGGGTGGGCCAGCCAGCAGCATGCTGCAGCGGCCCGCCGGGCTGCTGGCGACCGCCGACGCTCCCGGATCCCCGGCCTAgctcgctcgctctctctctctccggcaGGGCCACTTCCCTCACCAGCGATCCCAGTTCATTGGCCGCCACTTACATGATTAACGACCGCTTGGAAGCCTCTATTAGTAATGGCACACTGCTGGCGGGTGACGTCAGGTGGCCGGGCacagtcaccccccccccccaaagaagatTTGCATTTCCACCGAGATAAGGCGACCTGATCACAGCGGCATAGGCAAAGCCTTTCGTGTCCCAGAGCTTCCTCCTTCTATTACCACTGTTGCACTTTGACCTCCAATCACGGGTTCAAAGAATTAAGCAAATCGAGAGGCCTAGATCCTGTCCCTTAAAAAAaggaaccgggggggggggggggggtatgactTCTTTCGGGACCAGCAGCAGGACATGTTCGCACTTACCCTTTTTGTAAGCATCACCCCCTTATAAAAGGGTGGATCcagagggttttttgttttttttgtgttttgccaATTCAAGCTAAGGATTGTGTGCTTTACAACAGTATATCTTCTTCTCTTTGGTTGCCTTTCAGATTTACCTTGGCAAGGAGCACAAGTGACTGCATTTCAACACTTTATTCAAATTTGAGCTGGCTTAAAAAGTCAGCAATCCTGTAGTCTtgagactagagcaggggtgtccaaccttttggcttccctgggccgcattggctgaaaaaaatgtttctggggctgcacaaacgctgcagcaagacggtaaatacccaggagcagcagaggaaaacactgcatgcccttgaccagggccgcacaaaatacttcactgggctgcatgtggtccttgggccgcaggttggacacccctggactagagcatTGTGACACCGTTTAACAGGCCCGGTGGTGCCTCGTACAGCATAATGTGGAGCGAAATATATCTGGttagatagaaaaaataaaataaaatcggtggaatattttcaggaaAAAGAAAATCTATGTGGAATGTTGTCCAGATTAAGGGTCTGATTCATTGAGATTTCTCCCCAACCCCCCAATTCTGCCTCTGAGTGGGGGAGGTGGAATCGATCTAAAGTATGTATTTGAAGTACCACCACAAAAAAAGTTTCACCTTTATGGGTAGAAACCTTTCATCCCCATCTCTCtatcttttgaaagtaaaaataaAGTTACAAATGTTTACGATTTGAAATTGATGCCTGGAGCTGAATTCCGGGATGTGATCGGATGGGTTAAATAATTAATGGAAAGTAGCACAAAAATAAGAAGTTTATTGATGATTATTTGTTCTGCATGATTTAAACTTTGAAACAATTTATGTATCTTCCATGTGGTTTCTAGTATCTTTGAAGTAACTTGGGTTCTGGGCAAGGATTGAGAGAAAATCTTGCGTCACAGTTGAATCTTATGCACAGATCAATGGAAAAATTACTGTAGTATTTAACTGGACGAATAAAAAGTGAGCAAAGTTACTTTTCCTAAGggagttttaaaattatttttgaatttagcgCCTAAGCATGCTCTGATGAGGTGTGATCAAAGCAAATAAGCTGCTTTTCTTAGATTTTTGTGAAACTTTGGGAGAACTAATTTGGCATCTGGGATGTTTCTCCTTTTGAATCTTTCGTCATTCTTTTCGACTATAGATTCATGCTCAACAGCAGGACAGAGGTTTACAGAGCAGGTCTAGCAGGACTTGAGAGGCTTTTAAGCTAAACTTTGGTGGTTGCTAGCTCTGCACCGATTCTAAAAGTGTGACAGGTTTATACATTGAGATATAGGTTCATTTACACAGGGTGCTAAGGAGCCCACTTTAAACTGTCAGAGTGGGACATTTACAAATGATTACTAAAGCTAAAAATAACGCATATATATTAACCAAACTGAactagggaaatcccttttcttcaaattcacagagctttgaaataacctccctgccccgctgcggaacctaggctcattccaattattccgaaagcatctgaaaacctggcttttctccaaaggGTAAAggtatctatttaaaatgtaaagctagctatcctcttcataacctctaatttcttattatgtccttccctcatttattgaatttacttgtaaactgtgctgagctctatctttatggagatgatgcggtatacaaacttaaggtatagtttagtttctcttcctctctctccttttctctctctctcattttgtctcttcttctctttcttttctctctctctcattttgtctcttcctctctttcttttctctctctaactctctttttttctctctctcttttctctcttttctctctctctcttcctctctttttttctctctcttcctctctctctctctcttttctctctctcttcctctctctcttttttctctctcttttccctccctctctctctctttttctctctcttcctctctttctcttctctctctctcttcctctctctcttttttctctctctctttctctcctttttttctctctctctcttctttcttctctctctctctctcttctttttttctctctttctctttttcattaaaaggtgtcatgtatgcaggtaaattagggaaatccattttcttcaaattcactgagctttggaataacctccttgccccgctgcggaacctaggctcattccaattattctgaaagcatctgaaaacctggcttttctccaaaacataaagctatctatttaaaatgtaaagctagctatcctcttcataacctctaatttcttatgtccttccctcatttattgaattacttgtaaaccgtgccgagctctatctttatggagatgatgcggtatacaaacttaaggtttagtttagtttaaaataaacttgtttcaagctcttatgattatggaagctagggcgacctccccatcttataaaaaacagagtaaattttggatgacctgggaatcttatatacagcaattatcaatcagagcaggcagttttgtagtgaactcattacatttgtaatcatAATGTGAAGtgctatttattagtaatatttggaaatgggataggtggaggggagaagggggatgggaagggaggagggagtgttcggaggtactttatcgtgtttgtattgtgatgataattgattgttgatttctttgaatttatatatctacaatgtattaactgagttgagatgatattctttgtaagatttttgttatgtatattttatttttaaactcaataaaaattattga
Coding sequences:
- the CDX2 gene encoding homeobox protein CDX-2 codes for the protein MYVSYLLEKDVGMYPGSVRPHPSLQGYPGAAQYPDYGGYHSLGLEPAAPASVSPAWLSPYSAPREEWGHPNYSAGAAALNPSPGPTLGYSPVAEYPTGPPCSGVLAGGHHQQQQQQLPPQQSLSPGAGGGFRRTHYDWMRKPAVPGGSAKTRTKDKYRVVYTDHQRLELEKEFHYSRYITIRRKAELAVSLGLSERQVKIWFQNRRAKERKISKKRLQQSEPGTAQNGSGSDPLSPAVSSLTSVLPVTNSNGAILGPNGTILEIPVAQ